A single region of the Anoplolepis gracilipes chromosome 1, ASM4749672v1, whole genome shotgun sequence genome encodes:
- the LOC140673292 gene encoding cilia- and flagella-associated protein 263-like yields the protein MDKRWKSRTNSWTMVQRFSSPLEIYQPRSDLTVQNKKRLCKILNNLLKNTWRIKMSQQRVLSIATILTPKQDELCYYEDMTEAELRQALENIARSNLLLKLENDVYERYLARRDPENLQTIAQILETAKRVQRIASQHPGTSPVMSISGSLTNVYDRDTESVSSIQSGSRRVSPTLLTTRAPRAGSKLTYACRIEMVNTEIREVQKELIKLEQTSAKRKIYLRAQMEENEMSIRETCKAREEFEENVVLKGVDSITGKIPAEKFIRFIEEWLKIADITVEQIRLKMTTIKTQIRKVKLQLQHRKELGEALRAVDFEQLNIENQVCIREIDEKNRYLLKMKKIVGRYSIALTKHKEKLGSLMSIVDEIRNKIAFKKQEILKLQSEKVAMEVEIKRTEKQLKSVMTLLEDFEIPDVIEFIKMRIELQELRRIHKQLSRQRNIQLLKLNSSR from the exons ATGGACAAGAGGTGGAAGTCGAG aacgAATTCATGGACAATGGTGCAGAGATTCTCTTCTCCGTTGGAGATTTACCAGCCGCGATCAGATCTTACAGTTCAGAACAAAAAGAGATTG tgcaaaattttaaataatttgttaaaaaacacTTGGAGAATAAAAATGTCGCAACAACGAGTCCTTAGTATCGCAACTATTTTAACCCCTAAACAAGATGAATTGTGTTATTATGAAG atatgacAGAAGCAGAATTACGACAAGCGCTCGAAAATATCGCTCGTTCAAATCTCTTGCTGAAGCTAGAAAACGATGTTTACGAACGATATCTCGCACGTCGAGATCCTGAAAATCTTCAAA CAATAGCGCAAATCTTAGAAACCGCTAAACGCGTGCAAAGAATCGCGTCTCAACACCCGGGTACATCACCCGTTATGAGCATAAGCGGAAGTCTGACGAATGTTTACGACAGAGACACAGAAAGTGTTAGCAGCATTCAATCCGGAAGTCGACGCGTCTCGCCAACTCTCTTAACAACCAGAGCGCCAAGAGCAGGATCAAA ACTCACGTATGCGTGTCGCATCGAAATGGTAAATACCGAAATTCGAGAAGtgcaaaaagaattaataaaactcgAACAAACGTCGGCGAAGaggaaaatatatctgcgagcGCAAATGGAAGAAAATGAGATGAGCATTCGCGAAACTTGTAAAGCTAGGGAGGAATTTGAAGAGAACGTTGTACTGAAAGGCGTAGATAGTATTACAGGAAAAATACCTGCTGAGAAGTTTATTAg ATTTATAGAAGAATGGTTGAAAATAGCCGATATCACGGTGGAACAAATCAGATTGAAGATGACTACCATCAAAACTCAGATAAGGAAAGTCAAACTGCAGTTGCAGCACAGGAAAGAACTTGGCGAGGCTCTACGCGCTGTAGATTTCGAACAATTGAACATAGAGAATCAAGTTTGCATACGAGAAATCGACGAAAAGAATCGGTATTTGctcaaaatgaaaaagatcGTGG GTCGTTACAGTATTGCATTGACCAAGCACAAGGAAAAATTAGGTAGCTTGATGTCTATCGTGGATGAAATAAGAAACAAGATTGCTTTTAAAAAGCAGGAAATTCTAAAACTGCAGTCTGAAAAAGTAGCTATGGAGGTTGAAATAAAGAGAACGGAAAAACAGCTCAAGTCGGTGATGACATTATTAGAGGATTTTgag ataCCAGATGTCATAGAGTTTATTAAAATGCGTATAGAACTTCAGGAATTACGTAGAATCCACAAACAATTAAGCAGGCAAAGAAATATTCAACTACTAAAACTCAATTCTAGCAGATAG
- the Faa gene encoding fumarylacetoacetase, with protein MKSFVNYSADCDFPIENLPYGIFSTKNKPEKRIGVAIGDEILDLSAIANYFDGPLLKNKQDVFRRDCLNDFMSLGRPAWLEARLKLQELLSASNNTLQDPEIRLKNFVAQKDAIMHLPAKIGDYTDFYSSLNHATNVGIMFRGKENPLMPNWKYLPVGYHGRVSSIVVSGTPIKRPRGQTLPVEDAAPVFGPCRLMDFELEVGFFVGPPTNLGDTVPASKAYDHIFGMVLMNDWSARDIQKWEYVPLGPFGSKNLGTTISPWIVTMEALEPFKVPNMTQDPTPFPYLQHDESCNFDIKLEVDIKPSSGVVTTVCRSNFKFMYWTPRQQLAHHTITGCNINPGDLMGSGTISGETSDSYGSMLELCWKGTRPIVLKDGTTRKFLQDGDEIIIRGYCIGDDYKIGFGSCAGKLLPPTPGDM; from the exons ATGAAATCCTTTGTGAATTATTCAGCAGATTGTGATTTCCCGATCGAGAATTTGCCGTATGGAATCTTCTCCACTAAGAATAAG ccAGAAAAGAGAATAGGCGTAGCAATTGGTGATGAAATTTTGGACTTGAGTGCTATCGCAAATTATTTCGATGGaccactattaaaaaataaacaggaTGTATTCCGCCGTGATTGTCTGAATGATTTTATGTCTCTTGGAAGACCAGCATGGCTAGAAGCAAGATTAAAACTTCAAGAACTGCTTTCTGCCAGCAATAATACCTTGCAAGATCCGGAAATCCGCTTAAA aaattttgttGCACAGAAGGATGCGATAATGCACTTGCCAGCAAAGATTGGCGATTACACGGATTTTTACTCGTCTCTCAATCACGCCACAAATGTCGGCATCATGTTCCGCGGCAAGGAAAATCCGCTGATGCCAAATTg GAAATATTTACCGGTCGGATATCACGGTAGAGTGAGCTCTATTGTTGTGTCGGGTACACCTATAAAACGACCACGTGGTCAGACACTTCCAGTCGAGGACGCAGCACCAGTCTTTGGCCCCTGTAGATTAATGGATTTTGAACTCGAAGTTGGTTTTTTTGTTGGACCACCTACAAATCTCGGTGATACCGTTCCAGCTTCGAAGGCTTACGATCATATCTTTGGAATGGTCTTAATGAATGATTGGAGTG CACGAGATATCCAAAAGTGGGAATATGTGCCATTGGGACCATTCGGCTCAAAGAATTTGGGAACTACGATATCTCCGTGGATAGTTACAATGGAAGCTCTAGAACCCTTCAAGGTACCCAACATGACTCAGGATCCAACACCATTTCCGTATTTGCAACATGACGAATCctgtaattttgatattaaattagaagTTGACATTAAAC CTTCAAGTGGTGTAGTCACAACCGTATGTCGAagcaatttcaaatttatgtacTGGACTCCACGGCAGCAACTGGCGCATCATACTATTACTGGATGTAACATTAATCCTGGTGATTTAATGGGCTCTGGAACTATAAGTGGAGAA ACTTCGGACTCTTATGGTTCTATGCTAGAATTATGTTGGAAAGGCACACGTCCCATCGTATTAAAAGATGGTACAACAAGAAAATTCCTTCAAGACGgtgatgaaataataattcgcg GTTACTGTATCGGTGATGATTACAAGATCGGTTTCGGATCATGTGCGGGTAAATTGTTACCGCCTACACCGGGTGATATGTAA